One genomic segment of Plasmodium vivax chromosome 9, whole genome shotgun sequence includes these proteins:
- a CDS encoding hypothetical protein, conserved (encoded by transcript PVX_091670A), with protein sequence MNKRIFAFRDDTKSKDADEFVRKNGFTLPLQIFQVMSFVIFLVIVALIIFISAFNPSSVFIIFYVFFAILITSILVLSYIVTTINPVDPLSFKYNTGQINQEEIKNLYECDICGFVEPQSKHCKVCNKCVSVFDHHCMWVNNCIGKKNYKYFVGLLSVLTIFNCVVFLFCIVFFAVSIKHDLIKDRWKHLYGAYNDVLFYLLLCTLFVLNGIVFVLVIQLFGLHIFLISKKMTTYEYIVNRSHSEEEQKVGIRTFFEWLIIDKKRLRKSHSENQDIEIQDIERVMSLKS encoded by the exons ATGAATAAGCGAATCTTCGCCTTCCGAGATGACACCAAGTCCAAAGATGCCGACGAGTTCGTGCGGAAAAATGGGTTCACGCTACCTCTGCAGATTTTCCAAGTCATGTCCTTCGTCATATTCCTAGTCATCGTGGCGTtgattattttcatttccgCCTTCAACCCGAGCAGcgttttcatcattttctaCGTCTTCTTCGCCATTTTAATTACCTCCATTTTGGTCCTCTCCTACATCGTCACCACCATCAACCCCGTTGACCCTTTATCCTTCAAATACAACACTGGTCAGATAAACCAGGAGGAAATTAAGAACCTCTACGAGTGCGACATCTGCGGCTTTGTAGAACCGCAGAGCAAGCACTGCAAAGTCTGCAACAAATGCGTCTCCGTTTTTGACCACCACTGCATGTGGGTGAACAACTGCATCGGGAAGAAAAACTACAA ATACTTCGTAGGGCTCCTCTCCGTGCTCACCATCTTCAACTGCGtggtcttcctcttctgcatCGTCTTCTTTGCCGTTTCCATAAAGCACGACCTTATAAAGGACAGATGGAAACAC ctGTACGGGGCCTACAACGACGTCCTGTTCTACCTCCTGCTGTGCACCCTCTTCGTCCTCAACGGAATAGTCTTTGTGCTGGTCATACAGCTCTTCGGTCTCcacatttttctcatttcgaAGAAAATGACGACCTACGAGTATATCGTCAACCGGTCGCAC TCGGAGGAAGAACAGAAGGTGGGCATTCGGACCTTCTTCGAGTGGCTAATCATAGACAAGAA ACGCCTGCGGAAGTCGCACAGCGAAAATCAG gacaTCGAAATCCAGGACATCGAAAGAGTCATGTCTTTAAAAAGTTAG
- a CDS encoding liver stage antigen, putative (encoded by transcript PVX_091675A), whose amino-acid sequence MSSFWSFIKSKKNDDEPKPTVAHLGEENKFYFNKELKRWVIRGEEDKVESEEKVTAPPKMSSLQNANQGYRSLMQQNKTRSARTIYAEIPGLKTIKKKSMQVQGGIVSPYMMDSAKNELSSNTTDENRSEPFGSNMFIPSVKVQEKTHVGGKSPPLAKNAGDAELEDHPKLGAKEEGEIIKGTADQKSAIETGVNDKAAEALPSGGGLMKRDSADLLKQLNGKDSKQESNLRSAEKSLFIPKTHMSSESVGNLPRESLPNSNRSNDRGGPMQESYVGIGASSESIPKGLELKGSFDSFNRPSGVNIPPKEVRSDHTVNSIKREDQSSSFYGDTGLGFSEGKGVPPLSGLPPPSGTPPLSRGPPPVAPPTGGPPPGGAVKPVYFERLERGGAKFATMPNGTYNGRAMEGSQTRAPPVMGANGRMDSWTKSNDDISRSIPVRPPPPSMFPTKTMAEGVSEQKEKALPMSGNYPGGFLPQKEKELIEHILSALKKGLTKEDEAFKGRLKLEAEKLHLAAEKESALDALYRKMSQLKSIKEESEGAEVVTASQLDEEGSATQGGEAEGEEEQSEVHNMLHLINSKNKKIKREVETFAHFCNELRRAKAKNEETIRLYKKREKKNLEILREMEEKERRRSASFKKKEKQYQEEILEGKRNLQLEIMNREEELQRATREREASLKVKEEELERAMREKEAALKEELKKVESEAERKVAVLEEELETRRAQEMEQLGGEQREVTRGELRAELRNEVVAELRGELKGEVMEELRGELRNEVVTELRGELKDGVITDLRTELKEEVAAELRTQLKDEAAGDLEKAKKLAEDNFNSKLEKYKEKMEENKNDFIKNLIVEKNGEVEALRCQLEKMKDEEICQLREEQQRALNENMEQMRQSLLEGEKQHQQHLEEVKRECELEKSREIEVLRGEVSRREEELEKQLSEEHEERLAQVEKQLSEEHEERLAQVEKQLSEEHEEKFSQMESSYKEKLAQMESSHEEKLAQVENSHEERLTQVENSHEEKLAQLRREINQMAKEKRHLELNIALLKEEKENAINRSQNLEDNLRNSEEIHNRRVNLLQEQKDKLEKEIKEVIENRRKESEQIREKFGDLLQAEINRIKKESEQKVHTYVKQYEEMSEEYETKKKEFSDLLEKANSNNKNLNKKYEENIIKINEYEGMIKMLENQTEELVRKKIEELNDEFEKKKEIFEKEKKDLLQNCMQLEESHKKMKQQLEEEINLAMQENEQNIVRITNTYESRVHEMERRCELLMSQCSELKMRNDEMMEGFCREKAQRERSMERLSSVNDELTTKNDQLATKNDQLVTQNDQLATQNDQLTFKNDQLSDNLNEVKHELTSLQGKYEQVASQNAHLKSSEKEQRKLSHRLSDLETINRDLIRVTEKERELNIKNVSIIKSLQAQIKEQTSLYKEYTDELKDEIEKLKRVTESESNLSLSQLFNENKKLKLQNEEIATKSETMSAALDSLTKRLSFIEASIRDQDYGQEVIRRADELH is encoded by the exons atga GTTCCTTCTGGAGCTTCATCAAATCGAAGAAGAATGATGACGAGCCCAAGCCGACCGTGGCCCACCTgggggaggagaacaaattttatttcaacAAGGAGCTGAAGCGATGGGTGATAAGGGGTGAAGAAGACAAGGTGGAGAGTGAGGAGAAGGTGACTGCgccccccaaaatgagcTCTTTGCAAAACGCCAACCAGGGCTACCGCTCCCTCATGCAGCAGAA CAAAACGAGGAGTGCCCGCACCATCTACGCAGAAATCCCCGGGTTAAAAAcgataaagaagaagagcatGCAGGTGCAAGGGGGAATTGTATCCCCCTATATGATGGACTCAGCCAAAAACGAATTGAGTAGCAACACGACAGATGAAAATCGATCGGAGCCATTTGGCTCCAACATGTTCATACCTAGTGTGAAGGTTCAAGAGAAAACTCACGTAGGAGGGAAGTCCCCCCCTCTGGCCAAAAATGCAGGTGACGCTGAATTGGAGGATCACCCCAAATTGGGGGCCaaagaggagggggaaatcaTTAAAGGCACTGCGGATCAGAAGAGTGCTATTGAAACGGGTGTAAATGATAAAGCGGCAGAAGCTCTCCCCAGTGGGGGTGGACTAATGAAAAGGGATAGTGCTGACCTGCTGAAGCAACTGAATGGAAAGGATTCAAAACAGGAGAGTAACTTACGTAGTGCAGAAAAAAGCCTGTTCATCCCAAAGACCCACATGAGCAGCGAATCTGTGGGTAACCTCCCCAGGGAGAGCCTCCCAAATTCGAATAGGAGCAACGACAGGGGAGGACCCATGCAAGAGAGTTACGTGGGAATTGGAGCGTCTAGTGAAAGCATCCCCAAGGGTCTCGAACTGAAAGGAAGCTTCGACAGTTTTAACCGCCCAAGTGGGGTTAACATACCACCCAAGGAGGTGCGAAGTGATCATACGGTTAACTCGATTAAGAGGGAGGACCAAAGCAGCAGTTTTTATGGCGACacgggtttagggtttagtgAAGGAAAGGGAGTTCCTCCGCTAAGCGGTCTACCTCCGCCTAGCGGGACACCTCCACTGAGTAGGGGACCTCCACCGGTGGCCCCCCCCACGGGAGGCCCCCCTCCAGGAGGTGCTGTCAAGCCGGTTTACTTTGAACGGCTGGAGCGCGGGGGCGCAAAATTCGCGACCATGCCGAATGGCACCTACAACGGGCGCGCAATGGAAGGCTCCCAAACGAGAGCCCCCCCTGTTATGGGAGCAAATGGGAGGATGGACTCCTGGACGAAGAGCAACGATGACATCTCGAGGAGTATCCCAGTTAGACCTCCCCCCCCTAGTATGTTCCCAACCAAAACGATGGCAGAAGGGGTGAGCgaacaaaaggagaaggccCTTCCGATGAGCGGCAACTACCCAGGAGGCTTCCTCCCccagaaggaaaaggagctaATCGAGCATATTCTAAGTGCACTGAAAAAGGGATTAACAAAAGAGGACGAAGCTTTTAAGGGCCGGCTAAAGTTAGAAGCGGAGAAACTTCACCTGGCTGCAGAGAAGGAGAGCGCGTTGGACGCTCTGTATAGGAAAATGAGCCAGTTGAAAAGCATAAAAGAGGAGAGCGAAGGTGCAGAAGTGGTAACCGCGTCGCAGTTAGACGAGGAGGGTAGCGCCacccaagggggagaagccgagggggaggaggaacagTCCGAAGTGCACAACATGCTACACCTAATCAAcagtaaaaataagaaaatcaAAAGAGAGGTGGAAacgtttgctcatttttgcaacgAATTGAGAAGGGCGAAAGCGAAAAACGAAGAAACCATTCGgttgtacaaaaaaagggaaaaaaaaaacctagaAATTCTAAGGGAGatggaggaaaaggagagaaggaggagcgcctcttttaaaaagaaggagaagcaataCCAAGAGGAGATCTTAGAGGGAAAAAGGAACCTCCAGCTGGAAATTATGAATCGTGAGGAGGAGTTGCAGCGAGCGACGCGGGAGCGGGAAGCGTCTCTAAAGGTGAAGGAAGAGGAGTTGGAGAGAGCGATGAGGGAGAAGGAGGCCGCGCTGAAGGAGGAGCTGAAGAAAGTCGAGTCCGAAGCGGAGAGAAAGGTAGCTGTGCTGGAGGAGGAACTCGAAACGAGGAGGGCCCAGGAGATGGAGCAGCTGGGCGGCGAGCAGAGGGAAGTGACGAGGGGGGAGTTGCGGGCAGAACTCAGAAATGAAGTGGTGGCCGAGTTGCGAGGCGAACTGAAGGGTGAAGTGATGGAAGAGCTGCGGGGAGAACTCAGAAATGAAGTGGTGACCGAGTTGCGAGGCGAACTGAAGGATGGAGTGATAACCGACCTACGAACCGAACTGAAGGAGGAAGTGGCGGCCGAGCTGCGCACCCAACTGAAGGACGAAGCGGCGGGCGACCTGGAGAAGGCGAAGAAACTCGCGGAAGACAACTTCAACAGCAAGCTGGAAAAgtacaaagaaaaaatggaggaaaataaaaacgactTCATTAAGAATCTTATTGTTGAGAAGAACGGAGAGGTAGAAGCTCTGCGGTGCCAGCTGGAGAAGATGAAAGACGAGGAGATCTGCCAGCTGAGGGAGGAACAGCAGAGGGCGCTGAACGAAAACATGGAGCAGATGCGGCAGAGCCTCCTGGAGGGTGAGAAGCAGCACCAGCAGCACTTGGAGGAGGTCAAGCGGGAGTGCGAGTTGGAGAAGAGCAGGGAGATAGAGGTGCTGCGCGGTGAGGTGAGTCGGAGGGAGGAGGAATTGGAGAAGCAGCTGAGCGAGGAGCACGAGGAGAGGCTGGCCCAGGTGGAGAAGCAGCTGAGTGAGGAGCACGAGGAGAGGCTGGCCCAGGTGGAGAAGCAGCTGAGTGAGGAGCACGAGGAGAAGTTCTCCCAAATGGAAAGCTCATACAAGGAGAAGTTGGCTCAGATGGAAAGCTCCCACGAGGAGAAGCTCGCCCAGGTAGAGAACTCCCACGAGGAGAGACTCACCCAGGTGGAAAACTCCCACGAGGAGAAACTCGCCCAACTGCGCAGAGAGATCAACCAGATggcgaaggagaagaggcaCCTCGAGCTGAACATTGCCTtgctgaaggaggaaaaggaaaacgccaTAAACAGGAGCCAAAACCTGGAAGACAACCTACGGAATAGCGAAGAAATACACAACCGAAGAGTGAACCTGCTCCAGGAGCAAAAAGACAAACTAGAAAAAGAGATAAAAGAAGTCATAGAAAACAGGAGAAAAGAATCCGAACAAATTAGAGAAAAGTTCGGAGACCTCCTACAAGCAGAAATTAATAGAATCAAAAAAGAGTCCGAGCAGAAGGTCCACACGTATGTGAAGCAGTATGAAGAAATGAGCGAGGAGTAcgagacgaagaagaaagaatttAGCGACTTACtagaaaaggcaaacagtaacaataaaaatttgaacaaaaaatatgaagagaatatcatcaaaataaatgagtATGAAGGAATGATTAAGATGCTGGAGAATCAGACAGAAGAATTGGTGAGAAAGAAAATTGAAGAACTGAATGacgaatttgaaaagaagaaagaaatcttcgaaaaggagaaaaaagatttgctgcAAAATTGCATGCAACTGGAAGAGAGCCACAAGAAAATGAAGCAACAGCTGGAGGAAGAAATCAATTTGGCTATGCAGGAAAATGAACAGAACATCGTCCGCATTACCAATACGTACGAGTCCAGGGTGCACGAGATGGAGAGGCGCTGCGAGCTGCTCATGAGTCAGTGCAGCGAGCTCAAGATGAGGAACGACGAGATGATGGAGGGCTTCTGCCGGGAGAAGGCGCAGCGCGAGCGCAGCATGGAGCGGTTGAGCAGCGTCAACGATGAGCTGACTACGAAGAATGACCAGTTGGCTACTAAGAATGACCAACTGGTTACTCAGAATGACCAGCTAGCCACCCAGAACGACCAGCTAACTTTTAAGAATGACCAGCTGAGCGACAACCTGAACGAAGTCAAGCACGAACTGACCTCCCTGCAAGGCAAGTACGAGCAGGTGGCCAGCCAAAACGCCCACCTGAAGAGCAGCGAGAAGGAGCAAAGGAAACTCAGCCACAGATTGAGCGACCTGGAAACAATAAATAGGGACTTGATTCGAGTTACAGAAAAGGAGAGAgaattaaacataaaaaatgtgagcatTATAAAATCTTTGCAAGCACAAATAAAGGAACAAACGAGCTTATACAAGGAATACACAGATGAATTGAAAGATGAAATAGAGAAGCTAAAGCGAGTGACTGAGTCTGAATCTAATTTGAGTCTCTCGCAGTTATTTaacgaaaacaaaaaattgaaattgcaaaatgaggagaTAGCTACGAAAAGCGAGACCATGTCCGCGGCCCTCGACAGCTTGACCAAGCGACTCAGCTTCATCGAGGCCAGCATTCGGGACCAGGACTATGGCCAGGAGGTCATCCGCCGCGCGGACGAGTTGCACTGA
- a CDS encoding hypothetical protein, conserved (encoded by transcript PVX_091680A) produces MFTFPCFRDKKWMKENGSNMKYPDAFLNVNFRPQFLRNYEHTANFEERADQVVRQIKSALFRQAIYKIQNVEVVAMRECKEDRVLESIRKVKGYEKLKLQSTKVLSDELWTIKRCNRKMSYWVRCYEQDQNGYSLSILPTQVRNILGFLKYYYF; encoded by the exons ATGTTTACATTTCCCTGCTTCCGAGATAAAAAGTGGATGAAGGAAAATGGCAGCAATATGAAGTACCCGGACGCGTTCCTCAACGTGAATTTCCGCCCCCAGTTTTTGCGAAATTACGAGCACACAGCCAACTTCGAGGAACGGGCGGACCAGGTCGTGCGCCAGATTAAGTCCGCGCTGTTTCGGCAGGCCATTTATAAG ATACAAAACGTCGAAGTGGTGGCCATGCGCGAGTGCAAGGAGGACAGGGTCCTCGAAAGCATAAGGAAGGTTAAGGGTTACGAAAAGCTCAAGCTGCAAAGCACCAAAGTTCTCAGTGACGAACTGTGGACCATAAAAAGATGCAACAGGAAAATGTCCTACTGGGTGCGCTGCTATGAACAAGACCAAAATGGCTACTCCCTGTCAATACTCCCAACCCAGGTGAGAAACATTTTGGGCTTTCTGaagtattattatttttag
- a CDS encoding Protein kinase domain containing protein (encoded by transcript PVX_091685A), whose protein sequence is MNKKFSPVKETNIEKGAIDIFKQKIERKKQSYLRFSFTKSYQNRKGEENRNDGENGSAACQNSNAACENGNAACENGNAVCQNSSAACPHNKKVILIQTCDTHDKYILNLHEEECHSCEKEEKAEEEKEEEETEEEEKKIGNSLPKKTQRKRAHKKEDSVYIPLKILSNKYAYSDIVQATNNFAEENKIAKGGNGVVYKGMLKSCISVAIKVLQKNENNGFENEIIIMSRYRHKNILSLLGYSVNQNYFYLIYEYVHLGDLRTLLFNHYYFYSVRDRENVEVHPACNVQQGDAEFSPRKKIPPCGNGSLLMNKQGDPRNGMNNSLRFSLLAHEQFESTQRMPLFLSFSVRLNILIQIINVLCYLHTSSPIVYHRDLKSANILIDEKFNAKLGDFGLSFVYKKNNNVFNLTGGTPGYADPYYISTHEINEQTEIYSFGALILEMLVSKSPAIHVGKNYNCIYNTNDKCPIFCHRKKSENEENVFDYLVNHINMNDYKSIYAVLDHSVHFPEFLVEKLTKLSFLCLNPNIKNRPSSKLVNLILLEIQKESEFYIKQQNELVQKKISCASARLDDNHKGEDSPRVGMQSDGAHKGERGSGNAHLDGRNEHLEGKNAHREGKNSPRGGGEPRRQSYPNRRDQINYDNVKELFFKFIRALFGGDNITNDANDANDANDANDADDLNDGGVDKKLSADLGIEFYTNLFKAFLDACAESSLKERVTTNEERNEEQHIRSPTFKCNTVGNLTQMKNFLFDKLHKDVFFKNNVFNSFSLNLMNCHFARFIRDYLQECGGASGLEGSAVEKVAVEKIAAGGAAEDPPGNATNQLQLGSCANQKRFGYSPNERPFGATPSEHPLGRAAPPCNANESNQQSRAPNCGLRRVGPEEDVRSPFNFKRHVQVTPLRGQPAEGKGSGKGSGNGSGNGIGNGSCNGSCSGGGKNCRMRNKHANEGSTFLKQGGEPPGQAQSRKHDYCPPARIDLMKNGYRAGDPFQRSNHDPGGDPSQRSKLSSTVMHKINGKNKHNHVDSANVANRSSHQNERPPDIVHPNQQNGTDYEKGNNCHDANNPVVGRNPQGLCKNGTFGQMQQGGRNGLANCEDVLSLYSSPLLQNEKKPQQNTGANKWPLRRNCREGFPQMDLNIAQKQEEQQPQGVQDKKVTRVNVAAEEGKAAGSFGARRGGPARGGGFPGGVVVVSAGGLPNGLPNGLPNGLPNGLPNGLPNGLPNGLPNGLPNGSPSGGRGPHRDNPRDEGGAPQRRGPLENDVIQICNFANYLSFDRNRSAVDPNAFEWLHKSVFELVIEENKVTSEVTFLDILYEFNIFTFKKNHILSNYATLYGFPLRGDLTESPSPRKYSLSGKWANYGNVENNFITDSSTNEFFFEIAVHHDFMKKTHTVFLLKSNRSKHQMCSDSQVVLKKTWVSDYVGRRNDFVEQILKKSISNMLYECISRKHCLFLLQVQMRKLKRPTICTDVSGTRREGFSYYLFEYNLRVACNSDNCIFSNNYILYKNNVYSYTLPCNTLSLLVFSENQIMKGGGSPGKHSPVTRQVVHFPLYPFFVNINMYSER, encoded by the exons atgaacaaaaaattttcgcCCGTAAAAGAAACGAACATTGAAAAAGGCGCCATCGATatatttaagcaaaaaatcgaacgaaaaaaacagagCTACCTAAGGTTCAGTTTTACAAAGAGTTACCAAAATaggaagggggaagaaaatcgCAACGATGGAGAGAACGGTAGCGCGGCCTGCCAGAATAGCAACGCGGCCTGCGAGAACGGCAACGCGGCCTGCGAGAACGGCAACGCGGTCTGCCAGAACAGCAGCGCAGCCTGCCCGCATAACAAAAAGGTGATACTCATACAAACATGCGACACGCACGACAAATACATTCTCAATTTGCACGAGGAGGAATGCCACAGCTgcgaaaaagaggagaaggcggaggaagaaaaggaggaggaagaaacggaagaagaggaaaaaaaaataggtaaCTCCCTTCCAAAGAAAACGCAACGCAAacgtgcacacaaaaaagaggacaGCGTTTACAtccctttaaaaattttatcgaACAAATATGCCTACAGCGATATCGTCCAGGCGACGAACAATTTtgcagaagaaaataaaattgccaaaGGAGGAAACGGAGTTGTGTACAAAGGAATGTTAAAAAGTTGCATAAGTGTAGCCATAAAAGTGTtacagaaaaatgaaaacaatggtttcgaaaatgaaattatcaTTATGAGCAGATAtagacataaaaatattttatcccTCCTTGGCTATTCCGTaaatcaaaattatttttacttaatttATGAGTACGTACATTTGGGGGATTTACGAACCCTCCTTTTTAACCACTACTATTTTTATAGCGTCAGGGATAGGGAGAATGTAGAGGTGCATCCGGCTTGCAATGTGCAGCAGGGGGACGCAGAATTTTCcccaaggaaaaaaatccccccttGCGGAAATGGTAGCCTATTAATGAATAAACAGGGTGACCCTAGAAATGGGATGAACAACAGCTTGAGATTTTCTCTCCTTGCGCATGAGCAGTTTGAGAGTACCCAGCGCATGCCCCTCTTCCTGTCCTTCAGCGTCAGGCTGAATATCCTCATCCAGATAATAAACGTGCTGTGCTACCTGCACACCTCCTCGCCAATCGTGTATCACCGGGATTTGAAGTCGGCCAACATTTTGATCGACGAGAAGTTCAACGCCAAGCTGGGCGACTTCGGCCTCTCCTTCGTGTACAAGAAGAACAACAATGTATTTAACCTCACGGGAG GCACCCCCGGGTACGCAGACCCGTACTACATTTCCACGCACGAAATAAACGAGCAGACAGAAATATACTCCTTCGGGGCGCTGATCCTGGAGATGCTGGTGTCCAAATCGCCCGCCATCCACGTAGGGAAGAACTACAATTGCATCTACAACACAAATGACAAGTGCCCCATCTTCTGCCACCGGaagaaaagcgaaaatgaagaaaacgtATTTGATTACCTAGTCAACCACATAAACATGAACGACTATAAATCGATCTACGCAGTCCTGGACCACAGCGTCCACTTCCCAGAATTCCTTGTGGAGAAGCTAACCAAACTCTCCTTCCTCTGCCTAAAcccaaatataaaaaacaggCCTTCTTCCAAATTGGTTAACTTAATTCTACTGGAAATACAGAAGGAGAGTGAATTCTACATTAAGCAGCAGAACGAATTggttcagaaaaaaatcagcTGCGCGAGTGCCCGCTTGGATGATAATCACAAGGGGGAGGACTCTCCCAGAGTTGGCATGCAGAGTGACGGCGCGCATAAGGGAGAACGGGGCAGTGGAAACGCACATCTGGATGGTAGAAACGAACATCTGGAGGGTAAAAACGCACATCGGGAGGGCAAAAACTCCCCGCGGGGGGGCGGCGAGCCAAGGCGCCAGAGCTACCCAAACAGGAGGGACCAAATCAACTACGACAATGTGAAGGAActgtttttcaaatttattcgCGCCCTGTTTGGGGGGGATAACATCACAAACGACGCGAACGATGCGAACGATGCGAACGATGCAAACGATGCAGACGATTTGAACGATGGAGGGGTAGACAAAAAGTTAAGCGCCGATTTGGGCATCGAATTTTATACCAACCTTTTTAAGGCCTTCCTGGATGCCTGCGCGGAGAGCAGCCTAAAAGAACGAGTCACTACGAACGAGGAGAGGAACGAAGAACAACACATCCGCAGCCCGACGTTCAAATGCAACACCGTTGGTAACTTAACTCAAATGAAAAACTTCCTCTTCGACAAGCTGCATAAGGatgtgttttttaaaaataatgtctTCAATTCTTTTTCACTTAATTTAATGAACTGCCACTTCGCGAGGTTCATTCGTGACTACTTGCAGGAGTGTGGCGGCGCAAGCGGTTTGGAGGGGTCAGCGGTAGAGAAGGTGGCGGTTGAGAAAATCGCTGCTGGGGGAGCCGCCGAGGACCCACCAGGAAACGCTACCAACCAGTTACAACTCGGCAGTTGCGCTAATCAGAAGCGTTTCGGATATTCCCCCAATGAGCGCCCGTTTGGAGCTACCCCCAGTGAGCACCCTCTTGGAcgtgccgcccccccctgcaaTGCAAACGAGTCGAACCAGCAGAGCAGAGCGCCGAACTGCGGGCTGAGGAGGGTCGGGCCCGAGGAGGACGTGCGCAGCCCCTTCAACTTTAAGAGACACGTGCAGGTGACGCCTCTGAGGGGGCAGCCCGCCGAGGGGAAGGGAAGCGGGAAAGGAAGCGGGAACGGCAGCGGGAACGGAATCGGAAATGGAAGCTGCAACGGAAGCTGCAGCGGCGGTGGCAAAAACTGCCGAATGAGGAACAAACACGCGAACGAAGGCAGCACCTTTTTgaagcaggggggggagcccccAGGGCAGGCGCAAAGTAGGAAGCATGATTACTGCCCCCCTGCTCGCATCGACCTAATGAAGAATGGCTATCGCGCAGGAGACCCCTTCCAACGAAGCAACCACGACCCAGGGGGAGACCCCTCGCAGAGGAGCAAACTCTCCTCCACCGTTATGCACAAAATTAATGGAAAGAACAAGCATAACCATGTAGACAGTGCAAATGTGGCTAACCGGAGTAGCCATCAGAATGAGAGACCCCCAGACATCGTGCACCCGAATCAACAGAACGGCACAGACTATGAGAAGGGGAACAACTGCCATGATGCTAATAACCCCGTGGTAGGGAGAAATCCCCAGGGGctatgcaaaaatggcaccTTTGGCCAAATGCAGCAGGGTGGACGGAATGGCCTAGCCAATTGCGAAGATGTGTTGAGCCTATACAGTTcgccccttttgcaaaatgagaagaagcCGCAACAGAACACGGGTGCGAATAAGTGGCCTTTGAGAAGGAACTGCAGAGAGGgcttcccccaaatggaccTCAACATCGCGCAGaagcaggaggagcagcaacCCCAGGGGGTACAGGACAAGAAGGTGACGCGCGTGAACGTCGCtgcggaggaggggaaggCGGCTGGGAGCTTTGGCGCCCGCAGAGGGGGTCCCGCGCGGGGGGGTGGCTTCCCAGGAGGGGTGGTAGTCGTATCGGCAGGCGGTTTGCCAAACGGATTGCCAAACGGATTGCCAAACGGACTGCCAAACGGACTGCCAAACGGACTGCCAAACGGACTGCCAAACGGACTGCCAAACGGACTGCCAAACGGATCGCCCAGCGGCGGAAGGGGCCCCCACCGAGATAACCCGCGCGACGAGGGAGGCGCCCCCCAGAGGAGGGGGCCACTCGAGAACGACGTCATTCAAATCTGCAACTTCGCCAACTACCTAAGCTTCGACCGAAACAGAAGCGCAGTGGACCCCAACGCATTCGAGTGGCTCCACAAGAGTGTGTTCGAACTGGTAATCGAAGAAAACAAAGTAACCTCCGAGGTAACCTTCCTAGACATCCTCTACGAATTTAACATCTTCACATTTAAGAAAAATCATATCCTTTCAAATTACGCCACATTATATGGGTTCCCACTGAGGGGGGACTTAACCGAGTCCCCATCCCCTCGTAAGTACTCACTCAGTGGGAAATGGGCAAACTATGGAAACgtagaaaataatttcatcaCGGATAGTTCAACAAACGAGTTCTTTTTCGAAATAGCTGTTCACCACGATTTTATGAAGAAGACACACACGGTGTTTCTCCTAAAATCGAATCGATCCAAACACCAAATGTGTAGCGACAGTCAagttgttttaaaaaaaacgtgggTATCAGATTACGTTGGGAGAAGAAACGATTTCgttgaacaaattttaaaaaaatccatTTCCAATATGCTGTATGAATGTATAAGTAGGAAGCACTGCCTGTTTCTTCTGCAGGTTCAAATGAGAAAGTTAAAGAGACCCACCATCTGTACCGACGTTAGTGGGACGAGGAGGGAGGGCTTCTCCTACTACCTCTTCGAATACAACCTGCGAGTGGCCTGTAACAGTGacaattgcattttttccaataattatattttatataaaaataatgtttacTCGTATACCCTGCCGTGCAACACGCTCTCCCTGCTAGTCTTTTCCGAGAATCAAATCATGAAGGGCGGGGGGTCTCCCGGCAAGCACTCCCCCGTCACCCGCCAGGTCGTGCACTTCCCCCTCTACCCCTTCTTCGTCAACATAAACATGTACAGCgagcggtga